The sequence CAGGATGTCGAATGCGCCGTCCGGTCCCAATGTGCAGGCATCCAGATCGATCATGCCCACCGAAGCCCCCATATCCTCCATCGGTCCCAGACCGCCCGCGACCAGATCGAGAAACACGAAAACCCCATCCCCGCGCGTGCCGGACAACCTGTAAACGCCGCTGCCGTCGATCCGCGCCGCGCCATAGATGAAGTCGGGATTGACCCCGACCGTGTTCAGCACGCTGCTGACCGACGGCACGAAATCGGGATGATCGGGATCGGCGAAGGCCGTCTGATAGCCGGTGGCGAGGATAGCGAAGAACAGGCGGTGCGCCTCGGCCCGGGCCTGTGGATCATCGGGATCGGCCAGCCTGTCCAGCACGCTTTCCGCCCCCGCCATCTGCTCCAGCCAGGCGCGCCACTGGGACGTATTAGAGATAGGCATGGTAGGTCTCAATATATTCGGCGAACCTGTCGCTCACCTGTTCGGCGGTCAGGCCATAATCGGCCAGCGTATAGCTGCGCGGCCCATGCTTGCCCGCCGGATTCTCCCGCAGCCAGCCCAGAATGCCTTTTTCCGAGTCCGGCGTGAAATCCCAGCCGAAATGGTGATAGGCGGCCCGGATGGTCGAAACCGGGTCGGCAACGAGATCCTTGTAGCGCATGTCGTAAATCGGCAGGTCCGGATGCGCCTTGCGGTAATCCATGCAGCACTTCACCCCGTCCCACCAGAGTTGCAGAAATTCGGCGCCCAGCGCATGCAGGTCGAGCCGGTCGTAGGAGGGCCCACGGATGACGCTGATCAGTTGGGAGATGGAGGCGATGACGGTGGTCGGGTCGCGATGCGGCTGGATGAAGATCGCATCGGGATAGACGTGGCGCAGCGCCGGGAGCTTATACATATGCTCCTGAATCTTGAGCACCCAATGCCTGCCGGGATGCCGCCAGCCCAGATGCTGAAGCCACATCTTATGGACCTCGTAACGAAAGGTCGCGTCGATGCCCTTGAACCAGTCGTAGAAGCGGGGAAGATGCTGGAACATGCACGGATTGCTGCTCTGAAACGACGTCGTCATGAACGATCCGCATTCTTGCGGGATCTTGGCGCCGAGCGGATGGGCTTTGAGCAATTCGTCGGCATCACCGCCCAGTTGCGCGCGCAGATGTTCGTCGAAACGGGCGATGCGCGGGTCCGTATCGGCGGTTGCGGCTTCGGGCGGGGGCGATGGCTCGGCCACTTCCCACATCAGCGGCGTGCGGATCTGCGGGTCGCCTTCCATCAGGGCGTGCAGGAAACTGGTGCCGCACCGGGGCAGGCCGAGGATGAAAAGCGGCTGCCTGATTTCGACATTGGCAATGTTGGGATAGCGCGCCCGATCGTCGGCGATCGCCTTCAGCCGGGACAAGTCATCGGCGATGATATGCAGCGCCCGGGCATGGCCATTGGCGTTGAGTGCCCGGTCTTCCTCCATCGAGGCGAGCAGTTGTTCGAGCCCCGGCCGCACATTGTCCCGTAAATAATCAGGCAGCGGATATTGCGCCAGCAGCGCGTCCGCGTCCGGAAATCCAAATGTCATTGCCATCCTCTCTCAAACCGGTCTGACGACCATTTTGGGCAGGATGACCGGTCCGGGCACCGATGAAAAGCGCAGGCGGCCTCGATGTCGCCTATCGGAAACAGATGTCGAAAATTGCGGCTACACCAATGGGCGTCAGTGGATCAAAAGCCGGTCGCGGAACTGCTGCGGCGAACAGCCCTCCATCTGGCGGAAGGCCACACTGAAACTTGCCGTATTGGCAAAACCGCAGCGATAGGCGATCTCCTTGACCAGAAGCGATCGGTCCATCAGCAAGTCCTTTGCCAGAGCCAGCATATGACGGCGACAAAAGGCTGCGGGACTTTCGCCCGTCGCGGCGCGGAACAGGCGTTCATAATGACGGACGCTGATGCCGCGTTCCGCCGCCAACTGCCCGATCTCGACCCTGCCGGGCTGCTCCCGGATATGTGCGACAAGGCCGGCCAGATAGCGCTGGTCGAACGTCCGGCGACTGGTGAATTCGGCTTGCGTTTCCGGGCCGAATTGCTGCACCATTTCGGCTGCAAGCCCGACGCTGATCGAATCCAGAACGAGTTGCGAACACAGCCCCGGCGCCACCAGTTCCTGCTGCGCCCTTAGAAGCAGCGCCCTGACGTGGGGATTGCGCATGTCTATGGTGTCGCGCAGTTGTTGATCGGAAAGTTCCATCGGCAATCCGGTAATCGCGGGAATATCTATTCTGCAAAATAGCGATCTTTGCTCGCGTTCCTGCCAATGCATTTGGAACGGACGCGCGGCCGGATAAAAGCGCACTTCGCCCTGCTCGCAAAAGTCGCAGGCAGAAGCGAGATAACGACCCACGGACGGGAAGTGGGTCAATTCGAAATAGCTGCACGGCGGCGTGAAGACGATCTCGTTCCGTTCCCGCCAGAAAAACCGCCGGACTTCAAAGCGGGCACCAACTGTAGCCTTGGCCGCTTCGAGAGACGTTTCGAATTCCTGCGGGAATATGAAGTCCAGTCTTGTGCCCTCAGCATGACGGGCAGCGTCATAAGGTCTTATCGACATATCGGCCCTTACCTGCGCTCTCTTCTCTCCGGATTATCGTGATGATAGGCGATCGACCTTATCAGGAGAAGCTGATTTATCGGACGATCTCTTCTGGTTCCAAAAATATAATCGGATGATTTCCCTGATACGCGGTTACGGGAAATATTCATATTTTTGACGATAGATACCCAAGATGTTACTGTTATCATCATTCGGATCGGCTACGATCGTACTAGCCTATCCTTGACGGAATCGCTATTCATTTGGCACTTTGAATGCTGATCGATAGCTCGGAATCGACACCTTATATTGCTACCGAGCAGATAGTGTCCATTTGCTATCGGCAGGAATTTCATGATCAAAGAGCCACGGATAGGGCTGACGCATCTCCAGCGCCTGGAGGCGGAGAGCATCCATATATTGCGGGAGGTCGTTGCGGAGGCCGAAAAGCCCGTCATGCTGTATTCCGTGGGCAAGGATTCGGCGGTGATGCTGCATCTGGCGCGCAAGGCCTTCTACCCCTCGCCGCCGCCCTTTCCGCTGCTGCATGTCGACACGACGTGGAAGTTCCAGGCGATGTACGATCTGCGCGACCGGATGGCGCGGGAATCGGGGATGGAACTGCTGGTCTATCACAACCCCGAAGCGCAGGAGCGCGGGATCAACCCGTTCGATCATGGCGCGCTGCACACGGACATGTGGAAGACGGAAGGCCTGAAGCAGGCGCTCGACCTCTATGGCTTCGACGCGGCGTTCGGCGGCGCGCGGCGCGACGAGGAGAAGAGCCGGGCGAAGGAGCGCATCTTCTCCTTCCGCACCGCCAGCCACGGCTGGGACCCCAAGAACCAGCGGCCGGAGCTGTGGAACCTCTACAACGCCAAGAAGAACAAGGGCGAGAGCATCCGCATCTTCCCGATCAGCAACTGGACCGAGCTGGACATCTGGCAATATATCCATCTGAACGACGTGCCCATCGTGCCGCTCTATTTCGCGCAGGAGCGCCCGACCGTGGAGCGCGACGGCATGCTGCTGATGGTCGATGACGAACGCTTCCCGCTGAAGGCTGGAGAGGAGCCGGTGATGCGCTCCATCCGGTTCCGGACATTGGGCTGCTATCCGCTGACCGGCGCGGTCGAGAGCAAGGCGAAGACGTTGCCGGAAGTCATCCAGGAAACGCTGCTCACCACCACATCGGAACGGCAGGGCCGCGCCATCGACAAGGATGCCGGCGGCGCCGGCATGGAGAAGAAGAAGCAGGAAGGGTATTTCTGACGCACTACGGAATGCGAAGCGTTCCCAAGCGTCAACCCCAGCGCAGGCTGGGGTCTTTCGCCTCCTGATACGAACCAGACCAATGCGACCCCGGCCTTTGCCGGGATGACGGGACAGATGACATGACCGACACGCTCGACGAACCTATCTACAAGACCGATGCCCTCATTGCCGAGGACATCGACCAGTATCTGCAGGTGCATGAGCACAAGACGATGCTGCGCTTCATCACCTGCGGATCGGTGGACGACGGCAAGTCGACGCTGATCGGCCGCCTGCTCTACGACAGCAAGATGATCTTCGAGGATCAGCTCGCCGCGCTGGAGGCGGACTCCAAGCGCGTCGGCACCCAGGGGCAGGAAATCGACTTCGCTCTGCTGGTCGACGGCCTTGCCGCCGAGCGCGAACAGGGCATCACCATCGACGTCGCCTATCGCTTCTTCGCCACCGAAAAGCGCAAGTTCATCGTCGCCGACACGCCGGGGCATGAACAATATACGCGCAACATGGTGACCGGCGCGTCCACCGCCGACCTTGCCGTCATCCTGATCGACGCGCGCAAGGGCGTGCTGACGCAAACCCGCCGCCACAGCTATCTGGCGCATCTGATCGGCATCAGGAATATCGTCCTCGCCATCAACAAGATGGACCTGGTCGACTATGACCAGGCGGTCTATGACGGCATCGTCAAGGATTATACCGAGTTCGCCCACTCGATCGGCATCATGGCCTTCACGGCCATGCCCATTTCCGGCTTCAAGGGCGACAATATCACCGGCCCGTCGGCCAACACCCCCTGGTACAAGGGGCCCGCGCTGATCGAGCATCTGGAGACCGTCGAGGTCGATCAGGTCTCCGATCAGGCAAAGCCCTTCCGCATGGCGGTGCAGTGGGTCAATCGCCCGAACCTCGACTTCCGCGGCTTTTCCGGCCAGATCGCGACCGGCACGGTGCGCAAGGGCGATGCGATCCGCGTCCTGCCCTCCGGCAAGACCAGCACGATCAGCCGCATCGTCACGCTGGGTGGCGATCTGGACGAAGCGATCGCCGGTCAGTCGGTGACATTGTGCTTCGCCGATGAGATCGACTGTTCGCGCGGCGACGTGATCGCGGCGTCGGACAATCCGCCCCAGGCCGCCGACCAGTTCGAAGCGACCATCGTCTGGATGGCGGACGAAGAAATGCTGCCCGGCCGCCCCTATTGGCTGAAGATCGGCACCCAGACCGTCACCGCCACGGTCCAGCACCCCAAATATCAGGTCAACGTCAACACGATGGAGCATCTGGCGGCGAAAACGCTGGAGCTGAACGCCATCGGCGTCGCCAACCTGTCGACCGACAAGCAGATCGTGTTCGAACCCTATGAGACGAACCGCACGCTGGGCGGCTTCATTCTGATCGACAAGATCACCAACGCCACGGTGGCGGCGGGGATGCTGCACTTCTCGCTGCGGCGGGCGCAGAATGTCCATTGGCAGGCGACCGATGTCAGCCGCGATTTCCATGCGGGCCTCAAGAACCAGAAGCCGGCCGTGCTGTGGTTCACCGGGCTTTCGGGCGCGGGCAAGTCGACCATCGCCAACCTTGTCGAGAAGAAGCTGGCGCGGATGAACCGCCATACCTTCCTGCTCGACGGCGACAATGTGCGTCATGGGCTGAACAAGGATCTGGGCTTTACCGATGCCGACCGGGTGGAGAATATCCGCCGCGTGGGCGAAGTCGCCAAGCTGATGACCGATGCGGGGCTGATCGTCATCACCGCCTTCATCTCGCCCTTCCGCGCCGAGCGCGAGATGGTGCGGCAGATGATGCAGCCGGGCGAGTTTGTCGAAGTGCATATCGACACGCCGCTGGCCGAGGCCGAAGCACGTGACGTCAAGGGCCTTTACAAGAAGGCGCGCACGGGTCAGCTCAAGAACTTCACCGGCATCGACAGCCCCTATGAAGCGCCGGAAGATCCGGAGATCCGCGTCGACACCACCGCCATGACGGCGGAAGAAGCGGCCGATGCCATCGTTGCGAGGCTGATCCCATGAGCGCGGCGGTGGAAAACATGACCGACGCCGATCTCGCCGCCCATCTGGCGGAGATTGCCGGGCGCATCCTGATCGATGTGCGGGAAAGCGGCCTGTTCAGCCCCAAGGCGCTGGGCAAGGCGGGGGACCAGACGGCGAACCAGTTCCTGTGCCACGCCCTGCGCGAGGTCAGGCCGCAGGACGGCCTGCTCTCCGAGGAGGAGAAGGACAATGCCGACCGGCTCGCCATGAGCCGGGTGTGGATCGTCGATCCGGTGGACGGCACCCGCGAATATGGCGAGGAGCGGAGCGATTGGGCGGTGCATGTGGGTCTGGCCCTCGACGGGCAGCCTGCCATAGGCGCAGTCGCACTGCCGGGTCTGGATGGCGGCACGCTATTGCGCTCCGACCAGCCGGTCACCGTGCCGCCTGCCCCGGACAGGCTGCGCATGGTGATCAGCCGCACCCGCCCCGCCGCCGAGGCGGTCGCGGTCGCGGAACGGCTGGGGGCGGAGCTGGTCCCCATGGGCAGCGCCGGCGCCAAGGCGATGGCGGTCATCCTGGGCCAGGCCGATATCTATCTGCACTCGGGCGGGCAATATGAATGGGACAGCATGGCCCCGGTCGCGGTCGCGGTCGCCCATGGCCTCCACTGCTCGCGGATCGACGGCTCGCCGCTCGTCTACAATAGACAAGACGTCTACCTCCCCGACCTTCTCATCTGCCGCAAGGAGCATGCGGGGCAGATTCTCGAACTGATCGCGGAGGTCACGCAGGTCGCCGACTGAAACGGCCGATCCCGCCAGAGCGGGTCATATGCCCGGTAAGCGTTCACCGATTGTTCGCCCTTAGCGTTGTCTGACGTGCTTTCCACGCTATGTCCTCTATATGGCTTCCTTCAACATCAGATGCCTGACCGAAATCTGCTGGGCCCCGCTT is a genomic window of Sphingobium sp. TKS containing:
- a CDS encoding sulfotransferase family protein produces the protein MTFGFPDADALLAQYPLPDYLRDNVRPGLEQLLASMEEDRALNANGHARALHIIADDLSRLKAIADDRARYPNIANVEIRQPLFILGLPRCGTSFLHALMEGDPQIRTPLMWEVAEPSPPPEAATADTDPRIARFDEHLRAQLGGDADELLKAHPLGAKIPQECGSFMTTSFQSSNPCMFQHLPRFYDWFKGIDATFRYEVHKMWLQHLGWRHPGRHWVLKIQEHMYKLPALRHVYPDAIFIQPHRDPTTVIASISQLISVIRGPSYDRLDLHALGAEFLQLWWDGVKCCMDYRKAHPDLPIYDMRYKDLVADPVSTIRAAYHHFGWDFTPDSEKGILGWLRENPAGKHGPRSYTLADYGLTAEQVSDRFAEYIETYHAYL
- a CDS encoding 3'(2'),5'-bisphosphate nucleotidase CysQ — encoded protein: MSAAVENMTDADLAAHLAEIAGRILIDVRESGLFSPKALGKAGDQTANQFLCHALREVRPQDGLLSEEEKDNADRLAMSRVWIVDPVDGTREYGEERSDWAVHVGLALDGQPAIGAVALPGLDGGTLLRSDQPVTVPPAPDRLRMVISRTRPAAEAVAVAERLGAELVPMGSAGAKAMAVILGQADIYLHSGGQYEWDSMAPVAVAVAHGLHCSRIDGSPLVYNRQDVYLPDLLICRKEHAGQILELIAEVTQVAD
- the cysN gene encoding sulfate adenylyltransferase subunit CysN; this encodes MTDTLDEPIYKTDALIAEDIDQYLQVHEHKTMLRFITCGSVDDGKSTLIGRLLYDSKMIFEDQLAALEADSKRVGTQGQEIDFALLVDGLAAEREQGITIDVAYRFFATEKRKFIVADTPGHEQYTRNMVTGASTADLAVILIDARKGVLTQTRRHSYLAHLIGIRNIVLAINKMDLVDYDQAVYDGIVKDYTEFAHSIGIMAFTAMPISGFKGDNITGPSANTPWYKGPALIEHLETVEVDQVSDQAKPFRMAVQWVNRPNLDFRGFSGQIATGTVRKGDAIRVLPSGKTSTISRIVTLGGDLDEAIAGQSVTLCFADEIDCSRGDVIAASDNPPQAADQFEATIVWMADEEMLPGRPYWLKIGTQTVTATVQHPKYQVNVNTMEHLAAKTLELNAIGVANLSTDKQIVFEPYETNRTLGGFILIDKITNATVAAGMLHFSLRRAQNVHWQATDVSRDFHAGLKNQKPAVLWFTGLSGAGKSTIANLVEKKLARMNRHTFLLDGDNVRHGLNKDLGFTDADRVENIRRVGEVAKLMTDAGLIVITAFISPFRAEREMVRQMMQPGEFVEVHIDTPLAEAEARDVKGLYKKARTGQLKNFTGIDSPYEAPEDPEIRVDTTAMTAEEAADAIVARLIP
- a CDS encoding helix-turn-helix transcriptional regulator — encoded protein: MSIRPYDAARHAEGTRLDFIFPQEFETSLEAAKATVGARFEVRRFFWRERNEIVFTPPCSYFELTHFPSVGRYLASACDFCEQGEVRFYPAARPFQMHWQEREQRSLFCRIDIPAITGLPMELSDQQLRDTIDMRNPHVRALLLRAQQELVAPGLCSQLVLDSISVGLAAEMVQQFGPETQAEFTSRRTFDQRYLAGLVAHIREQPGRVEIGQLAAERGISVRHYERLFRAATGESPAAFCRRHMLALAKDLLMDRSLLVKEIAYRCGFANTASFSVAFRQMEGCSPQQFRDRLLIH
- the cysD gene encoding sulfate adenylyltransferase subunit CysD codes for the protein MIKEPRIGLTHLQRLEAESIHILREVVAEAEKPVMLYSVGKDSAVMLHLARKAFYPSPPPFPLLHVDTTWKFQAMYDLRDRMARESGMELLVYHNPEAQERGINPFDHGALHTDMWKTEGLKQALDLYGFDAAFGGARRDEEKSRAKERIFSFRTASHGWDPKNQRPELWNLYNAKKNKGESIRIFPISNWTELDIWQYIHLNDVPIVPLYFAQERPTVERDGMLLMVDDERFPLKAGEEPVMRSIRFRTLGCYPLTGAVESKAKTLPEVIQETLLTTTSERQGRAIDKDAGGAGMEKKKQEGYF